One window from the genome of Candidatus Tanganyikabacteria bacterium encodes:
- the acpS gene encoding holo-ACP synthase: MGIDVCEIGRVRRLVEKYGERFLRRVFTAGERAYAFRHRDPAPSLAARFAAKEAGLKALGAGMPPGMTWRDFEVVRHGGPPRLVFNGLAAEIARSEGVGAAHLALSHDGGMATAFVVLERGL, encoded by the coding sequence ATCGGCATCGACGTCTGCGAGATCGGGCGCGTACGGCGCCTCGTGGAGAAGTACGGCGAGCGGTTCCTGCGCCGCGTCTTCACCGCGGGGGAGCGGGCGTACGCGTTCAGGCACCGCGACCCGGCACCGTCCCTGGCGGCGCGCTTTGCCGCGAAGGAGGCCGGCCTGAAGGCCCTCGGCGCGGGAATGCCGCCCGGCATGACGTGGCGCGATTTCGAGGTCGTACGGCATGGCGGGCCGCCGCGGCTGGTCTTCAACGGGCTGGCTGCGGAGATCGCCCGGAGCGAGGGAGTGGGCGCCGCCCACCTGGCGCTTTCCCACGACGGCGGCATGGCGACCGCATTCGTGGTGCTCGAGCGCGGGTTGTGA